ACATACCCACACAGGCATAACCACCACGACATAAACGGTAAACCCCCTCTAACGCATGAAAAATATCCTCATTGTTGActctatatttattataccTATCCAGCTCCGCGGCAAAAATGTTTAAGAGCAACTCAGAGTCACTGTCAGTATTGATGTGCCGATGCACGTCCTCATCAAGATGACGCCTCAAAGATACAGTGTTCACTAGATTCCCGTTATGAGACATGCAAATGCCATAAGGACTATTGACATAGAATGGCTGTGCCTCAGAATTTGCACTAGACCCTGCAGTTGGGTATCTCAAATGAGCAACTCCCATTGACCCTATTAAACCTGCCATTCTTTGCGAAGTGAAAACATCGCGTACCATACCATTGCCTTTACATTGATAAAACCTCCCACCCGGCCCGCATGTAGCGATTCCAGCTGCATCCTGACCTCTATGTTGCAGAAACAGAGACCCATCGTATAATTCTGGAGCCACAGAATTCGACTGGTTACCTAACACAACACCTAGGATACCACACATCTTGCACCTTACGTTTTACAAATTTAACGCAATATCAATTTAAACTCTAATTCTCAGTGCTAATGCTCAGATATACCAACTTAATATAAGATTCCTCCTTTTTACGTTAGAAACATGTTACTTaggtttttaatatccGTCATGCTTTAAAACTGCAATTAAAAAGCCTACTGTAGAAGAATATCAGCAGAGTCAGCCACCCGAGAAGTCAAAgtgagaagttgaaaatttttcatgcTAGCGCCGTGCGAAAACTTCTCGAACATGCATCCGGACAGAAAAAAACAGTTGGAATTTTCATATTGATCCAAGGTCTAAATAAAAGGTAGTTTAGTTGGTGAACAGCTACCTACCCTGGATGTTTGTGATCTAATTACGATCAATGGATAGAAAGGGAGAACTAATACAGGAATATCTatggttattattacatGTATGTGCAAGTAATATTCAgagttttttttctgttttgcTTTTATCTACTGTCATACTTTCTTGGATATTCCAGAGCTCACTATAAAGTGAGCCAGGGGTTTTTAGTAATGTTTTATGGTCACCTTCTTCGTGTACACGGCTATTGTTGAGTACGATGATCTTGTCTGCATCGGCTATGGTGCGTAATCTGTGAGCGATGTAAACGCTAGTCTTGGACTGGCCTTCGAAATTTTCGTTGATAGTCTTTAGTAACGATTGTTCAGTATGGGTGTCCAAGGCACTTGTAGCTTCATCGAAGAACATCAATGGACAGTCTTTAAGTAGAACACGAGATATTGCAAGTCTTTGTTTCTCGCCGCCACTTATCATTAAGCCTCTTTCACCGACTATTGTGTTTATCCCCTTGGGTAGATTTTGGATCAGCTTTGTTAATTGGGCTCTTTCTATGGCATTTGTAATATCTTTGTCACTAGCgtcaattcttccaaactTCACATTCTCCCATATGGTATCATTAAATAACGGAGTGTCTTGTGGTACTACACCTATACTTTTCCTCAAGGAATCCAGGTCCACCTCACGGATATCCTTTCCGTCAATCAAAATTCTGCCTTGTTCCGGTTCATAGAATCTAAAAACCAATCTCAATATGGTAGATTTTCCAGAACCAGATGGACCAACGATCGCTGTCTTCTTCCCTGCTGGAATTGTGAATGttgcatttttcaagattttaCGTTCTGGATCATATCCAAACGTCACATTCTCAAACCTTATATCAGATGGAAGCTTTTCAGGCAACATCTGCGGGTTAAGAACGTTCTTGATGgtgattttgttcttttgcAATCTGAATAAAGACTCCATGTCAATTAAAGACTGCTTTAATTCACGGTAAACGCTACCCAGGAAATTCAGCGGGAGAGATAGTTGAAATATCAGTTGGTTAATAAGAACCAAGTCTCCAACGGTCAGCGAGCCTTCCATAACACCGCTACAAGCCATATACATCACAGCTGTCAAGGCGGACGtaaatatcaaattctgtCCTGAGTTGAGAAATGCCAATGATTGTTGAACCTTGATTTGAGAATCCCTATAAGTTAGCAAGGATTTATGGTATTTGTTGGCCAAGTATTCTTCGTTATTAAAATACTTGACTGCCTCAAAATTGATTAAAGAGTCTAGGGCTACGCTAGCCGCCTTATTGTCTGCACTATTGGCATCCCGTCTAAACTGTGTTCTCCAAGCAGTGGTCCTAATTGTAAATATCGAATAGAGTAGCATAGTTGCAAACGTGACAGctgcaaaagaagaacCAAACTGATAAGTCAGTATACCACAAACAAACGTTATCTCAAATGTTATTGGAATAATGTGGAAAACCATTGCGCTCAACACATATGAGATACCTTTACAACCCCTGTCCATTGCCCTAGTTAGCCCACCAGTCTGTCTACGCAAGTGCCAGCCTAGATCTAACTTCATCAAATGCTGAAATGTCTGCAACGAAACTTTGGTAATTGCATTCTGAGCTACGTTGGAAAATATGGCGTTACGTAATTCCACAAACAATACAGAACCAAACCTGGCTGCACCATATGATAAAACGGTCAACGTTATTGCAATGGGTAACGAAGTAGTCACATCCCCCCACTCAATGTTCATTGAATCAACTGTATTcttaaagaaaaatggaACCTGCACATTCAACAGTTTCGAAAGTATCAGCAGAAAAAGAGCTATCAAAACTCTAGCCTTCGCCTTGTTATCCTTTTGAGGCCATATGTACTTAAACAAATCCTTTAGAATCTTCAACTCAGAAATGTTCGTCGTTTTAGACCTCGGCTCCACGGATGTTGAAGTCGGTGGCTTAATCTGCGACAGTATTGAAACCTTTTCAACTTTAACATCCTCCAGACGTTGTGAAATATCCCACTGGTAGCCCGTCACCTTAAACTGAAGTATACCTTGTGTCCCAAACGTCCTTTTCGAACATATGGATCTTACAACATCACTCCTCTGACGCAACATTACCCTGCAGGCCTGCAACATCGGCGGCAGCAAACCAGATCTTACAAGGGTTCTACCACATTTAGATAGCATGCTAAAGTTGTTTTAAACGACTGGAACACAAATAAATACCCAAACACTATCTATATCAGTAAAACTAAACAACCAAGTAAGTGTAAAGCTGTGGCTATTTTTTAGCTTATCTCTtcgagaaaaaaaaaatctgaTCACATGTTCTCTTCTATTTGAAATGTTTGCGGATCGCTCAAAGCTCAACACCACTAACACACGGAAAGTAATGTACAAATACTATGTATTTCTCAGGCAGACATAACTTACAGATATGGAATTACATCTTCACCATCGTATAAAGTGAAAGGCATATCCTCACCTACAACGGCAATGGATAAATTCTTGGTACTTAATGTGTCGTCCTTCAAGGAATGTTTCAAGGCCTCCACCCCATGCTTGATCAATTCGTCTGCGGTCTCAATTTTCAGGTACTCCTCCATGACCCGCTCTAAATAGGTCTTGGCACCCTGCGAACGTGCTCCAATGGCGGCACCATAGAGCTCTAATGTGTTTCCTGAAGGCTGAAACTCCAGTAAATGCGCTCCGCTGTTGTCATATCCTGCAAGTAAAAGCCCCACCCCATAAGGCCGTCCTCCGTAGGACTGTGTGTTCTTCTGCGCTTTATCACTCAATAGATGACCCGCTTTCACTAACGACAGGTTCCGATTGTATACCAACTGTGAATAGTTGCATTGCTGTCTCAAATAGTTCGACAGAACACGCGCATCAGGCGCAAGACCAGCCAATGACAACCCCATATGTTCGTCACATTTAATTATTTTCTTCTGATAAGACGACAACTCGTCCGCATTCCGCTTCAATGCTACTAATACAACATACTTCTCTGACCGCAGGCCAACTGTAGCGCTACCTTGCTTGATCGCCTCCAACGCGTATTCTACTTGGAAAAGCCTGCCCGTGGGCGAAAACGTCACTGTATCACCATCGTAGTTGTTCCTGAACATAATTACCTCCTGAACTACTGCTTTCCGTGTGTTTATACCCTATGTTCGAGTGGTAACAATCTAAGATCGCCCTTTTGCCACCCGATTCTGAATTACGCTAGTTGtcatatcattattaaCGAATAAAGAGATTTAACGGAATTTTAAAACTCAGCTCATTTTTGCTGCAATAAAATATTCACAAATCAATAGTTGAAACAGGAGACAAAGACACAAAAGGGCGTTAGGTAGAACCTGAGAAGGTGGTCGGGCTTGGAAGGTTCTCTTTTGATATGTGGGTTAAACGTTATCTTctgtttgttttatatgCGTTGTTGAACCATGTTCCGAAGACAGTATGGGCGATATTGCAAGTGGTgatggatatattttcGTTTTGGTTTCAAAAGTTCTTTGCATCTTTAAGGCCGACATCCAGGACGATGTATCACGATGCTATTGCTGAATTGGAGCAATGTATGACGTATGAAGAATGGTATGAGAGTTCTAGGATTGTGGATGAGATAACAGGGGCGGATCTCTGGCGGCGGAATTTTGTGTCAAAACGGTACGATTTTAATTCGGTGTTGGAGCAATACGAGGTAATAACGGAGGCGTTAGATGATCGGGATGCAGATTTTTTGATACAGAGGTTTTCAACTGTTGGGCCGGCCATGTTACGTAACTTTGCTGGAATTTTGGATAAGCGACTTTTTACAAAGTCACTTTGCGGAACAAAGTTACTTATTGAACTGTATGTTGACAAAGTGTTGGAGTGTCTCCAGTATCTAAGTGAATCTCCCCGGCAAGTTCCCTCCTCCTTTTTTCAGCGATGCAAGTTGTCTTTGGGGACTACGGCTTTGGTACTTCAGGGCGGGTCACTTTTTGGGTTATATCATCTTGGGGTGATAAAAGGACTTTTAATGCAAAAATTGCTACCAAATATCATCAGCGGCAGTTCTATGGGTGCTTGTATTGCAAGTTTTTGTGCGACGCTTACCAATGAAGAGttagaagatatattcataGAGAACAAACTCCTTGCGATGATTAAAGAGGATATCGCACTTTTGAAACAATGCGGTTATGGTAATATCGATCAAAATTTGAGCTTAGGAACGCTTATTCAAAATGTAGTGCATAAAAGCATTTCCAAGGATGTCTATTTGTTTATCCAGTATGTGAAGAAAAACGTTGTCAAGGATCAAACATTTGAAGAGGCGTTTCAACATACCGgtaaaattttgaatattgtTGTACACCCCACTGACCGCAATGTTTGTCCTACTCTACTCAATTACGTTACTACGCCAAATGTGTTAATTTCTACGGCTATTGACTGTAGTCTTGGCTCAGATGTTGTATCCAGTGACACCAAACTATTGTGCAAGAATTTGCAAAATGAAGTTGTAGACTATCAACTATCTGACAAACCGATTAGTTTTTTGGCGCCTCAGAATGTTACAGAGACAGGGTTCTTGACATCACCGTATACGCGGTTGACAGAACTCTACAATGTCAACAATTTTATAGTCTCATTGGCAAGGCCGTATCTCGCTTCCTTGGTCATGAGCGACCTTAAGcatgaaataaaaacatcGAAGTACTACTACTATAAGTCCTATCCTAGGTATGATCTGGGAACGCTTTCACCAAAACATCTTTTTAACTTAGAAGATGTAGAACCATTGGCATTTAAGGTGAAATACCACATCGAAAGGAAACTAAAACATATCCTTACATTAGAACTTCGTCATCGTGTGGACGTCTTGGGTAACCTTGGGTTGCTGTCACATTGGATCAAGAAATTTGCTATTGATGAAAAGATCCCCAGAACAGCAACCGAGGTTACGATCGTCCCTAAACTGAAATCCTTAAGTGTCAGCAGGGTTATCGAAGGACAGTTAGATAACATTCCTTACTGGATCCTTTGTGGGGAACAAAGCTGCTGGCCAGTACTACCACTAATAAAAACACGCTGTGCAGTCGAATATACCTTGGATGATATCATTAAACAGAGAAAAGGCACTCTAATATCctgatttttgttttttttttgatttaacAACAGTTGGGAAATATAAAACATTCCATATTTTCACAGGTGATTATATTGATATACATGtataatttatatatacgtaaaagaaaaattatttCAATCGTTTAGTCATTTTATCGGTAGAATAATTTTGTTGTCTCCTTCTGGACATGGAACAGGTACTCATTCTCTATCACATGAACTTCATCTATTTGCGAATTACCTCCACGAGTTATACGGAAGATGCCTGTAACATCTCTGGCTCTACCGGTATCCAATGGTTTTAAGTTGAACACTGCTATGCTCTTATGGAATGCTGCAATAGGAAACCTCGTAAACTCAATTGCATCATTGTTGTaatattcatcattatcGTTATCAAACCCCTCGACAGATGTCACAAGTATTAAAAGAGAACATTTTTTCATCAATGGGCTGATGAACTTGGCGTGTAATTCATCACTTGAGATACGAAATAAGGACATGAGCAATTCAGCCTGCTCTAATATTATCACAGATCCCATCTTCTGTGGAACCTTCGCTAGCAGTGAATCTAGAACACTCTGTAATGGCTTACCTAGGTTCTCTAAGACAAAATCAGTGCAAAAGTCTAACACTTTGTAGGAATTCAGAGGTAATTTCGACCGATTGAAGGAATAGCTGAAGAAATTGCTGTCATGGATAAACGATGCAATTATCAATGGAGATGAACAAAGCTGATCGCTTGCTGAAAGTGAATCTTGCAAAAGATGGGAATTCAAAGCATTATTTAAAGATAGCGGTATACCATGTATGATACTTTCAACTAGGACATTTATTAGCCAGGAGGGGGAGGTACCTATTCTATGTGTCAACAGTATCATATGATGTGCGTcatttttgaagagttgTGGAGATATCACTCTGTCATCACTGAACACTATTAAATCCTGTTTCTGGCTGGACATGTCGTTAAAGCGATCTCTTTATGCGTAGTGTCAGTTTAAAGATACCTGCTTGGCTTTTAAGATGCTGTCATTTTCGAATAAACGTACATAGCTCATCGCACAATCAAAGACATGCAAATCGCATTGTAAATCAAAACtggaaaaattttcaagtATTAAAGATAAACACCACATGCTCGAAAGTAGCacataaaataacaatattgTAAGATGGTTTCTCTACCAGTTTTGACTACTGATATCTCTGTTTCGGTTAACAATAGTGTTACGAAGTCTGCACCAGTACGCCGGCCGATTGAACCTGTTGGAAAGCACTTTTTGCATCATGCTCAGAGAATCTTAAGAAACCATACCTGGTCCGAATTCGAAAAAATTCAAGCTGAGCAAAATGTGCAGCAAGTTGAGGAGTCTAATGTTGATCCAGatgtatatttatttgatgCTGAATTGGCTGATGAGTCCCTGTTAACCCATGAGGCCAGGGACTGGAAGTCTGCGGACCTTTATGCTGCTATGGGGTTGTCTAAATTACGGTATGCTGCGACCCCTGACCAGATCATCAAGGCACATAGAAAGCAGGTTCTGAAGCACCATCCTGATAAGAAATCTGCTTCTGGTGCCTCTTTAGAGGAGGACGACTTTTTTAAGATTATTCAAAAGGCATTTGAGACTTTGACGGATCCTGTCAAGAAAGCGCAATATGATTCCTGTGATTTCAATGCCGACGTCTTACCACCAAAGAAGGGTTCTAAATACGATTTCTTTGAGGTTTGGGCTCCTGTGTTTGAATCAGAAGGTAGGTTTTCAAAAAACAGCCAGTTCCAAAACTGGGTACTCAAGAATCAAgcaaagaagaagttgaaaagttttacTCCTTCTGGCATAGGTTTGACTCATGGAGatcttttgaattcttggATGAAGAGGTGCCAGACGATTCCTCTAACAGAGATCATAAACGTTATATAGAGAGAAAGAATATTGCTGCcagaaataaaaagaagactGCAGATAATGCTCGCTTGGCCAAATTGGTCGAAAGAGCTATGTCTGAGGATCCCCGTATCAAGCATTTCaaggaagaagagaaaaggaaaaggaaagaaaaaagtgGGAGAGAGAAGCAGGTGCCAGAGCTGAGGCTGAAGAAAAGGCTAAGGCTGAGGCTGAGGCCAAGGCTAAAGCTGAAGCTGACGccattgctgctgcatctgCGAAGGCGgacaaaaagaaagctAAAGAACTCGCCAAAGCtgcaaagaaaaagaacaaaaggGCCATCCGCTCGGCTCCAAAGGAGGCTGATTACTTTGGCGATGCCGATAAAGCTACTCTCATTGATGAACAAACTGGTCTCATTGTCGACTCTTTGGATGATGAGCAATTGGTTACTGTCGCCGCTAAAATAAAGTTGGATCCAAAAGCTTCTCTCTCAGAACTTGCCAAGCTTTTATCAGACTCAGGTAAGCTACCAGCGTCTGTTTTGTCGTACTATTTGTAGCAAGCTATATAGAATATCGATTAGTTATCGCTCAACTAAATACTATCATTGTATTTCTTAGATCGACGCTTGCTGCTATCAGAACTAATTGCTTCCCGCAAAAGTGCTAGACACCATGCGGATTTGAACACTTCATTCTGCAACTACATGTAAACACATAGAAATGAGTAAAGTGCCCAATTCCATCATACGCGACCCACTAGCATGAACTCCTCCTCAAACCATATCACTTGATTAAATGGATCACTTTATCATGCACCCACACATCACTGTTTTGATGTTCGACTTTTTTTCTCGGGCACGTTCGATCTTCAAAGTACTGAAATATTTAACTACAGCCTTCGTCTGAACAAGTGTTAGCTAGTACTTGTTGTTGAGCAGTGTATTTAATATCGATTTTAAGATTAAGGTTCCATTACCATAGGCTATTTTTTGGAGTAGTTTGTGAAGCTATTATACTTGTAATAAGAAATAGGAGTTAGTTTGTACAGCGTTGTGGCACAGAGGAATTACAAATAACAATATCGGCAGCTCCCTTTTTTAATATGTCATACCGAGGCAACAATTTTAATGCTAATTTAAACAACCAAGTGCCCTTTGCAACGAATCCGTATACTAGTGCTGCATCAACGGTTCATGGGAGGAAGTCTGGTGAATCAGAGTTTTTTCACAGCTTCGAAAAGTTTGCCAAGAAAATTGAAGACCTTACGGATCACCCCATAGTACAAAAGTTTGTCCCGTATACCCCTGCAATTGCCCGATTTTGTATTGTAGCAACATTTTATGAGGATTCTATCAGGATTCTATCTCAATGGCCTGAACAGGTAGTGTTTTTGTCTCATTACAGAGGCTTCCCCCATTTTTTTGTAGTGGTGTTCCTGATGTTGGTGGCCGTTCTTATGATGGTCGGTGCCACAAtggttttgttgaaaaagcaGCAGATCTACGCTACAGTCATTCTATGTACCTGTATTCTTTCACAGGGGTTTGTTTATGGATTGTTCAGAGGTTCCACCTTTATGCTAAAAAGTTTCAGTGTCATTGGTGGATTGCTGATTTCGTTTGGAGACTCCATTGTAAAAAATAGAGTAACTTTCGGTATGTTACCTGAGTTGACAAGCAAAGATGGCAGAAATAAAGGATATTTATTACTCACAGGCAGGGTTTTACTTGTTCTGATGTTCATCACTTTTACCTTCAGCAAGAGCTGGTTTACAGTAATTTTGACAATTGCTGGATCTGTTTGCATTGCGATCGGTTACAAAACTAAATTTGCCTCAATTGTCCTATGTCTAATATTGGCCTTCTATAACGTTACGTTGAATAACTATTGGTTATACAGTACTGCTAAACGTGATCTGTTAAAGTACGAGTTCTACCAGAATCTCAACATCATTGGAGGCCTTCTATTGGTCGTCAACACCGGTGCAGGAAACATCTCCATCGAcgagaagaagaaaatctACTGAATTTACCTTTCCAAACtaaattgttgttgtatcCATCGCCTTTTTCCAAGattcatttattatctTGTCTGTCCAACTCCTTCCTTTCAGTTACACCGTCTCAGTCCAACAACTATTGTTATAATTATGGATCATTGCAGATGAAACATAATATACCCTACACATAtataggtatatatatactagACCCTCAATagttttcatcatctggtAAATCCAAAAGAACGTATTGCTAATTCTTGATCCCAGAAGATGGGTATAACGAATAACCCACTGCAAGTTAATGAGTCTGGGTCGTTACACACGTGTCTCAATGGGCCGGGTAATGTTATGATTAGCTTCTCTCTCCGAAGGGGGTTTTACCAAGCTGTGTAATTCAAAACTCACTTGCTTTCAATTAAAGGTCCGTTCACAGAGtaaaatattgttgaatacAGGCTATCATAGCATTTGGAAACTTAGATCATTGAATATGGGTGGTATCCTAAAAAATCCGCTTCCTCAGAATGAACAAGAATTACAAAGTCTGGACTCCGAATCTGTTAGTGAATTCAGACAGCAGGTTTTAAAGAATACAAGGTTAAATGCTCAGCTGACATCCAGACAGAAAAATAATGCGTCAATGACACTCTCTTCCCCCCCAAGACACACTGTGCCTAAGGATATTCTAAGCCTGAAGAGGGAACAAGAGGAGAATGAACGTCTTCAATGGAACCAGAAAAACTTGGATGAGAATGAGATAACGAAGCAACAGTACCAGGACATACATGTTGATGAGCCGAAGACGCCTTATCAGGGTGCTATTGATCCCGATGGGGAGTATTACAGGcaggatgaggatgaggacTTAGATAGTTTCACCCTTGGCGATCCTGAATACAGAGTTGCAGAAACACAGCAACGAGATGACGTACTCAACGACGGTGTTCGCACAGTAGGTGCGCAGGGGCAAGGGGATGAAGGAGATCAGGGCGAAAGGTCTGATGGTGAAAACGATGATGCTAATGCTGATGTTGctgacgatgatgatgatgatactGATGCTAGGCACAAGAGATTTGAGGAGATGAGGAAAAAGCACTACAACgtaaaagaaatttttaagAACCGCCATTCCTatgaagacgaagacgaaTAAGTCTAGAATAGAATTCACCAAACTTTGCGCTGTTATGCTACAGAAAGATAAAGGCATTAGCTATCT
This Eremothecium cymbalariae DBVPG#7215 chromosome 5, complete sequence DNA region includes the following protein-coding sequences:
- the GLC8 gene encoding PP1-complex regulatory subunit GLC8 (similar to Ashbya gossypii AGL341C); this encodes MGGILKNPLPQNEQELQSLDSESVSEFRQQVLKNTRLNAQLTSRQKNNASMTLSSPPRHTVPKDILSLKREQEENERLQWNQKNLDENEITKQQYQDIHVDEPKTPYQGAIDPDGEYYRQDEDEDLDSFTLGDPEYRVAETQQRDDVLNDGVRTVGAQGQGDEGDQGERSDGENDDANADVADDDDDDTDARHKRFEEMRKKHYNVKEIFKNRHSYEDEDE
- the ELP6 gene encoding Elongator subunit ELP6 (similar to Ashbya gossypii AGL338W); this translates as MSSQKQDLIVFSDDRVISPQLFKNDAHHMILLTHRIGTSPSWLINVLVESIIHGIPLSLNNALNSHLLQDSLSASDQLCSSPLIIASFIHDSNFFSYSFNRSKLPLNSYKVLDFCTDFVLENLGKPLQSVLDSLLAKVPQKMGSVIILEQAELLMSLFRISSDELHAKFISPLMKKCSLLILVTSVEGFDNDNDEYYNNDAIEFTRFPIAAFHKSIAVFNLKPLDTGRARDVTGIFRITRGGNSQIDEVHVIENEYLFHVQKETTKLFYR
- the ATM1 gene encoding ATP-binding cassette Fe/S cluster precursor transporter ATM1 (similar to Ashbya gossypii AGL335W) — protein: MLSKCGRTLVRSGLLPPMLQACRVMLRQRSDVVRSICSKRTFGTQGILQFKVTGYQWDISQRLEDVKVEKVSILSQIKPPTSTSVEPRSKTTNISELKILKDLFKYIWPQKDNKAKARVLIALFLLILSKLLNVQVPFFFKNTVDSMNIEWGDVTTSLPIAITLTVLSYGAARFGSVLFVELRNAIFSNVAQNAITKVSLQTFQHLMKLDLGWHLRRQTGGLTRAMDRGCKGISYVLSAMVFHIIPITFEITFVCGILTYQFGSSFAAVTFATMLLYSIFTIRTTAWRTQFRRDANSADNKAASVALDSLINFEAVKYFNNEEYLANKYHKSLLTYRDSQIKVQQSLAFLNSGQNLIFTSALTAVMYMACSGVMEGSLTVGDLVLINQLIFQLSLPLNFLGSVYRELKQSLIDMESLFRLQKNKITIKNVLNPQMLPEKLPSDIRFENVTFGYDPERKILKNATFTIPAGKKTAIVGPSGSGKSTILRLVFRFYEPEQGRILIDGKDIREVDLDSLRKSIGVVPQDTPLFNDTIWENVKFGRIDASDKDITNAIERAQLTKLIQNLPKGINTIVGERGLMISGGEKQRLAISRVLLKDCPLMFFDEATSALDTHTEQSLLKTINENFEGQSKTSVYIAHRLRTIADADKIIVLNNSRVHEEGDHKTLLKTPGSLYSELWNIQESMTVDKSKTEKKL
- the TGL3 gene encoding bifunctional triglyceride lipase/lysophosphatidylethanolamine acyltransferase (similar to Ashbya gossypii AGL337C) — its product is MWVKRYLLFVLYALLNHVPKTVWAILQVVMDIFSFWFQKFFASLRPTSRTMYHDAIAELEQCMTYEEWYESSRIVDEITGADLWRRNFVSKRYDFNSVLEQYEVITEALDDRDADFLIQRFSTVGPAMLRNFAGILDKRLFTKSLCGTKLLIELYVDKVLECLQYLSESPRQVPSSFFQRCKLSLGTTALVLQGGSLFGLYHLGVIKGLLMQKLLPNIISGSSMGACIASFCATLTNEELEDIFIENKLLAMIKEDIALLKQCGYGNIDQNLSLGTLIQNVVHKSISKDVYLFIQYVKKNVVKDQTFEEAFQHTGKILNIVVHPTDRNVCPTLLNYVTTPNVLISTAIDCSLGSDVVSSDTKLLCKNLQNEVVDYQLSDKPISFLAPQNVTETGFLTSPYTRLTELYNVNNFIVSLARPYLASLVMSDLKHEIKTSKYYYYKSYPRYDLGTLSPKHLFNLEDVEPLAFKVKYHIERKLKHILTLELRHRVDVLGNLGLLSHWIKKFAIDEKIPRTATEVTIVPKLKSLSVSRVIEGQLDNIPYWILCGEQSCWPVLPLIKTRCAVEYTLDDIIKQRKGTLIS
- the PRE5 gene encoding proteasome core particle subunit alpha 6 (similar to Ashbya gossypii AGL336W) gives rise to the protein MFRNNYDGDTVTFSPTGRLFQVEYALEAIKQGSATVGLRSEKYVVLVALKRNADELSSYQKKIIKCDEHMGLSLAGLAPDARVLSNYLRQQCNYSQLVYNRNLSLVKAGHLLSDKAQKNTQSYGGRPYGVGLLLAGYDNSGAHLLEFQPSGNTLELYGAAIGARSQGAKTYLERVMEEYLKIETADELIKHGVEALKHSLKDDTLSTKNLSIAVVGEDMPFTLYDGEDVIPYL
- the ERV29 gene encoding protein ERV29 (similar to Ashbya gossypii AGL340C) — its product is MSYRGNNFNANLNNQVPFATNPYTSAASTVHGRKSGESEFFHSFEKFAKKIEDLTDHPIVQKFVPYTPAIARFCIVATFYEDSIRILSQWPEQVVFLSHYRGFPHFFVVVFLMLVAVLMMVGATMVLLKKQQIYATVILCTCILSQGFVYGLFRGSTFMLKSFSVIGGLLISFGDSIVKNRVTFGMLPELTSKDGRNKGYLLLTGRVLLVLMFITFTFSKSWFTVILTIAGSVCIAIGYKTKFASIVLCLILAFYNVTLNNYWLYSTAKRDLLKYEFYQNLNIIGGLLLVVNTGAGNISIDEKKKIY